Proteins found in one Melospiza melodia melodia isolate bMelMel2 chromosome 13, bMelMel2.pri, whole genome shotgun sequence genomic segment:
- the OSGIN1 gene encoding oxidative stress-induced growth inhibitor 1 has product MLPDGKMCPLVTRPSNRSGLKTIPVVIIGNGPSGICLSYLLSGYTPYFKRHALHPHPILQRKLEEAPEVSVLDQDLEYLSEGLEGRSHSPVALLFDTLQRPDTDFDGTAESVLSWWHEPDRAIAHLVLGRNAPGGAWHSIEGSMFTLSKGEWMGLPDLPFKEWLKQKKRGLKNNRATAEDIAQYYQHYVVKKGLQKNFRCGTVVTSVRKVSAESISNHTQKDLQEDSDSVWSSNEKSAEVFQVDGFFKTMEGVKEAFSIYAENVVLATGTYDNPTWLGVKGENLSYVHHQLSALEEAVKNNSVGIMTDPVLIVGAGLTAADAILFAHHCNIPVIHVFRRRVTDPGLIFNQLPKTMYPEYHKVHQMMKEQTAACAGPYEHYISLPEHHVLSFGKDKKCIFQDKNGCQKAYKISMALVLTGSNPNLSFLPNNGTDLALDSEQPVNPKRNPIDVDPFTYECTQEKGLYALGPLAGDNFVRFVQGGALAAASSLLKKANKNPP; this is encoded by the exons ATGCTTCCAGATGGGAAGATGTGTCCATTAGTGACCAGGCCTTCAAACAGGAGTGGGCTCAAGACAATTCCTGTTGTGATCATAG GGAATGGACCTTCAGGAATCTGTCTCTCATATTTGCTGTCAGGTTACACCCCTTACTTCAAAAGACAtgctcttcatcctcatcctatTCTTCAGAGAAAACTGGAAGAGGCACCAGAAGTCTCTGTTTTGGACCAG gatctggagtaTCTGTCTGAAGGCTTGGAGGGACGATCCCACAGCCCCGTGGCTCTCCTGTTTGACACCCTGCAGCGGCCAGACACCGACTTTGATGGGACAGCAGAATCTGTGCTCAGCTGGTGGCATGAGCCTGACAGAGCCATCGCCCACCTGGTCCTTGGCAGAAACGCTCCTGGAGGGGCCTGGCAT TCTATAGAGGGCTCTATGTTTACCCTGAGCAAAGGGGAATGGATGGGACTCCCAGATCTCCCTTTCAAAGAATGGTTAAAGCAAAAGAAAAG AGGCCTCAAAAACAATAGAGCCACAGCAGAAGACATTGCTCAATATTACCAACACTATGTGGTGAAGAAAGGACTGCAGAAGAATTTCAGATGTGGCACTGTTGTGACCTCTGTGAGGAAAGTGAGTGCAGAGAGCATCTCCAACCACACCCAGAAAGATCTGCAGGAGGATAGTGACTCAGTCTGGAGCTCTAATGAAAAAAGTGCAGAGGTCTTTCAGGTGGATGGATTTTTCAAAACTATGGAAGGTGTTAAAGAGGCCTTCTCCATCTATGCAGAAAATGTGGTCCTGGCTACAGGAACATATGACAATCCTACCTGGCTTGGGGTCAAGGGAGAAAACCTTTCCTATGTCCACCACCAGCTGTCTGCCCTTGAAGAAGCAGTGAAGAATAACAGTGTTGGCATCATGACAGATCCAGTCTTGATTGTAGGTGCTGGTCTGACAGCTGCTGATGCCATTCTCTTTGCTCACCATTGCAATATTCCAGTAATCCACGTTTTTCGGAGACGAGTCACTGATCCTGGCCTTATTTTTAACCAGCTCCCCAAAACAATGTACCCTGAATACCACAAGGTACACCAGATGATGAAAGAACAGACAGCTGCCTGTGCAGGGCCCTATGAGCACTACATCAGCCTCCCTGAACATCACGTGCTCTCCTTTGGCAAGGACAAGAAATGCATCTTTCAAGACAAGAACGGCTGTCAGAAAGCTTATAAAATTTCCATGGCTCTTGTTCTAACTGGCTCAAACCCCAACCTCTCCTTTCTGCCAAATAATGGCACTGACTTGGCCCTGGACAGTGAGCAGCCAGTGAATCCCAAGAGGAATCCCATAGATGTTGATCCCTTCACCTATGAATGCACTCAGGAGAAAGGGCTCTATGCCCTGGGGCCTCTGGCAGGAGATAACTTTGTGCGCTTTGTGCAGGgaggggctctggctgctgccagctctctgcTAAAGAAAGCCAACAAAAATCCCCCCTAA